CTGTATTAACGGTACGTTCAGGGAAATTACTTGGAGCCCGCCATTTCCCATTTTCAGAAAATGCTCAGGAAGATACGGATTTGCTCTCTTCCTTTATTTTACAATACTACGCCAATCAACCTCAGACTCCCAAAGAAATTCTTACTCCTATTCCTCTAAACATCCCTGAACTTCCATATTTGTTAAATAAAGATACGCCACCTCAGCTGCGCTCTCCGAAAACAGGTTATGGGAAAGAACTACTTACCTTAGCTAAAAATAACGCTAAGGTACATGCGGAAACGACTACACAATCTTCATCTCTACCTTATGAAGAGATGAAGAAAATTCTGAAATCTCCGGACTATCCTTACCGCATAGAATGTTATGACAATGCTCATTTACAAGGTTCTCACGGAGTTGGTGTGTACATTGTCTATGAAAATGATGCGTTCTCTCCAAAAAGTTACAGGACATTTTCTATCTCTTCTTTAGCACATAATGATCTGGCAACATTCCATGAAGTTCTATCACGTAGATTTAGTTCTCTTACCTCTTCTCTTCCTGATATGATTGTTATAGATGGAGGGCGCGCCCAATACTCTCAGGCAAAAAAAACATTAAAAGAACTTAATCTCACGGGAATTCAGGTTGTCTCCTTAGCTAAAGAAGCAAGCAACCATAGCAGCTCATTAAGAAACGAAAAATTATTCTGTGATACCTTCCCTCAGGGGATTCAACTAGCACCAACATCAAAACTTCTACAATTTTTCCAAAAGCTTCGTGACGAAGCGCATAGATTCGCCATCAGCAAACATCGTAGAAAACGTTATAAAGATCTCTTATTCCCTCAGGAGAAAATTCCCGGAATTGGTGAGGTAAAAAGAAAACGCTTATTACAGAAATTTAAAAGTTGGAAACAAGTTATGAAAGCCTCCCAGGGAGAGCTTGAGGCTATCCCTGGGCTAACGAAAAAAGACATTCAACAATTGCTGGCTAAGCAAGTTGAAGATTCAAAGCTTACTGAAGATTAAAGAAAATATTATTCTTCTACTTCTTCTTTGATCTCCTCTAAAAAGTCCTCTGCTGAGGGTAGGTCTGCAACACATAATTCTTCTGGCTCATCTTCTGATTCAGAGCGATCCTTAGGCTGAGTTAACCCCTTAATGATCACATGAACGGAAGCTACATGAAGACCTGTATATTCGGATACTTCAGAAACTATACATCCCTGAATTTCTTCGGTTTTTTCTGGTATAGAAACACCGTAATCAACGTTTACTTCGACACGAACCTTAACTAGATGATTTTTAGAATCTTGTTCTACATAGATTCCCTTCATTCTCTCGATATCTCTACCGAATAAAGTATCAATTAAATTTCCCCCTAAAAGAGAAACCCCGTTGATTTTAGCTAAACAATGTAAAATAATTACTTGAATTACACGAGTCTCTATATCACGGCTGAATACAGTCTCTGGAAATTCAATTTCTTTCACATCTAGTTTTAAATTCTGCTTATCCATATTCCTCCTATGTGCCTATTTCGCTAGCGAGAAATGTACTCTATAGAAATAATAAGCGCTAGTGATTAGTCTAATGGTCAAGCGGTTAATATGCTACCCTCAATGCTTCCTATTTCTTTTTTTTTGATTTACATTCTGTTAGGGTTTTTAGCCGCTTACCTGGCTGTTAAAAAAAATCGTAACCCAATCGGTTGGTTTCTTGCAGGGATGTGCTTTGGATTCTTCGGAATCATTATTCTCCTCATCCTCCCGGACCTTTCCCCAAG
The Chlamydia caviae GPIC genome window above contains:
- the uvrC gene encoding excinuclease ABC subunit UvrC encodes the protein MRVKDFTPKLVPTSPGVYLMKDDSGEVLYIGKAKNLRNRITTYFQKQGDSRERIPFLMKKTTTIETILVSNETEALLLENNLIKKHHPKYNVLLKDDKTFFCLAISLTHPWPKIDAIRTKAITSSKRQIIFGPYVSAEACRTLLEVISQWFPLRTCSNREFASRRRPCILYEMKRCLAPCVHLCTHEEYEETLEKAVLFLKGKVSEIIQDLEKSIEKASQEQKFEQAGIYYRTLKLIQQAMEKQHVEKFHFQNIDAIGLYRKYQETVITVLTVRSGKLLGARHFPFSENAQEDTDLLSSFILQYYANQPQTPKEILTPIPLNIPELPYLLNKDTPPQLRSPKTGYGKELLTLAKNNAKVHAETTTQSSSLPYEEMKKILKSPDYPYRIECYDNAHLQGSHGVGVYIVYENDAFSPKSYRTFSISSLAHNDLATFHEVLSRRFSSLTSSLPDMIVIDGGRAQYSQAKKTLKELNLTGIQVVSLAKEASNHSSSLRNEKLFCDTFPQGIQLAPTSKLLQFFQKLRDEAHRFAISKHRRKRYKDLLFPQEKIPGIGEVKRKRLLQKFKSWKQVMKASQGELEAIPGLTKKDIQQLLAKQVEDSKLTED
- a CDS encoding Asp23/Gls24 family envelope stress response protein produces the protein MDKQNLKLDVKEIEFPETVFSRDIETRVIQVIILHCLAKINGVSLLGGNLIDTLFGRDIERMKGIYVEQDSKNHLVKVRVEVNVDYGVSIPEKTEEIQGCIVSEVSEYTGLHVASVHVIIKGLTQPKDRSESEDEPEELCVADLPSAEDFLEEIKEEVEE